A genomic region of Zalophus californianus isolate mZalCal1 chromosome 11, mZalCal1.pri.v2, whole genome shotgun sequence contains the following coding sequences:
- the ASRGL1 gene encoding isoaspartyl peptidase/L-asparaginase produces MNPVIVVHGGGASNISKDRKEWVRQGIIKAAEAGYKILMDGGSAVDAVEVAVAFLEDHPEFNAGCGSVLNVNGDVEMDASIMNGQDLSAGAVSAVRCIANPIKLARLVMEKTAHCFLTDQGAAKFAAVMGVPTIPKEQLVTERNIKRLEKEKHEKGALKLDCQQDLGTVGAVALDCKGNVAYATSTGGIVNKMVGRVGDTPCIGSGGYADNDIGAISTTGHGESILKVNLARLTLFHVEQGKTLEEAANMSLGYMKSKLKGLGGVILVSKAGDWAVKWTSTSMPWAAAKNGKLHSGIDLNETTITDLP; encoded by the exons ATGAATCCCGTCATCGTGGTCCATGGTGGCGGAGCCAGCAATATCTCTAAGGACCGGAAAGAGTGGGTGCGCCAGGGCATCATCAAAGCCGCTGAGGCAGGTTACAAAATCCTGATGGATGGAGGAAGCGCAGTTGACGCTGTGGAAGTTGCTGTGGCATTCCTAGAAGATCATCCTGAGTTCAACGCAG GTTGTGGATCTGTCTTGAATGTAAATGGTGATGTTGAAATGGATGCCAGTATCATGAATGGACAAGACCTGTCTGCGGGAGCTGTGTCTGCAGTCCGCTGTATAGCAAACCCCATTAAACTTGCACGGCTTGTTATGGAAAAG ACAGCTCACTGCTTTCTGACTGACCAAGGTGCAGCGAAATTTGCAGCAGTCATGGGGGTGCCTACGATTCCTAAAGAGCAGCTGGTGacagaaagaaacataaaacgTCTGGAAAAAGAGAAGCATGAGAAAGGTGCTCTGAAGTTAGACTGTCAGCA AGACTTGGGAACCGTGGGTGCCGTTGCCTTGGACTGCAAAGGAAACGTAGCCTATGCAACCTCGACGGGCGGCATCGTTAATAAAATGGTCGGCCGGGTTGGGGACACCCCGTGCATAG GATCTGGAGGTTATGCTGACAATGACATTGGCGCCATTTCAACAACGGGGCACGGGGAGAGCATCCTGAAGGTGAATCTGGCCAGACTCACTCTCTTCCACGTAGAACAAG GAAAGACATTGGAAGAGGCAGCCAACATGTCATTGGGTTATATGAAGTCAAAGCTGAAAGGTTTAGGCGGCGTCATCTTGGTCAGCAAAGCAGGAGACTGGGCAGTGAAGTGGACCTCCACCTCCATGCCCTGGGCAGCCGCCAAGAATGGCAAGCTGCACTCTGGAATCGATCTCAACGAGACCACTATCACTGACCTGCCCTAG